One window of the Pieris rapae chromosome 13, ilPieRapa1.1, whole genome shotgun sequence genome contains the following:
- the LOC110998313 gene encoding hormone-sensitive lipase isoform X1 — protein sequence MSLRLINRGLRFVTRTFSNMSFPDSPAKASICCEVLEGAPPTYAMYEALKDSCQNNATYFQPDESENGQRLYQGFITLIDHIDNVWPLVDHVRKVAPSYDFDEKSPGNGYRSFVSVVDSCILHGLKLSRQVCSGRDALLFRKGYFVKEVESCGQLLASLGTCLHHLHTLISWAPPGDLFPVESHSPEELFSKADTINQYCFYGRCLGFQFAPSIRGILKGISICMAGFSEAYYSQGNLISSVWTGGQYLIDPELRARRIVNISQSASVEFCKAFWFLTESEIMRRVPSLMSTTVAVNKLITITPQPLVVATVDGEERTVLPPDSHIGLHDLNVRLISVNKRNGMTNESSTLPAADGVIFHCHGGGFVAQSSKSHESYLRDWAAKLNVPIVSVDYSLAPQAPFPRASEEVFYAYCWLLNHLGEVGTTGKRIVFAGDSAGANLLAGCILRILESEIRVPEGLFMAYAPLLVSFIPSPSRLLCLMDPLLPFGFMMRCLKAYASPNSKSKEEKRPKEATSSSATTPIDGNGFLRVSPSQEGLSESSFEEVSPSDLLELQAHKSQGSQRRHSGDTTASAASLQSEHTATGVSPSEERSQKCVSELLDRYVFDSDTDSEGRRGKCTSRGGESETSSTLVGEPPLVVDGEGEQKKSGRSRIGEAASGIMGAMSSRFAAMKDSNAISGPTQEEMAVRSNLDSLIARSPSDEFMFSVPRDPVLSPYWAEDRLLKRFPPLRILSVHMDPCLDDCVMFAKKLKRLGNEVEIDVVEGLPHGFLNLSLMAKEANDASLQCIERIKQLLDAEAPSDKL from the exons ATGAGTCTAAGACTAATCAATCGTGGGCTTCGATTCGTGACGAGAACTTTCAGTAATATGTCGTTCCCTGATTCACCTGCGAAAGCCTCAATATGTTGCGAAGTGCTGGAAGGTGCGCCACCAACGTATGCTATGTACGAAGCCCTAAAGGATTCCTGTCAGAATAACGCTACATATTTTCAACCTGATGAAAGTGAGAATGGTCAACGGCTGTACCAAGGATTTATAACTCTGATAGATCACATTGATAATGTTTGGCCTCTTGTTGACCATGTTAGAAAG GTGGCACCATCATATGACTTTGATGAAAAATCTCCAGGCAATGGATATAGAAGTTTCGTATCAGTTGTGGATTCTTGCATCCTACATGGCCTTAAACTTAGCAGACAAGTTTGCTCCGGACGGGATGCATTGTTATTTAGAAAAGGATAttttgttaa AGAAGTGGAATCATGTGGACAACTCTTGGCATCGCTGGGCACGTGTCTTCATCATCTCCACACCTTAATTTCATGGGCACCTCCTGGAGACCTGTTTCCTGTTGAGTCACACTCGCCGGAAGAACTTTTCTCTAAGGCAGACACAATAAATCAGTATTGTTTTTATGGGAGATGTCTAGGTTTTCAG TTCGCCCCATCCATACGCGGGATTCTCAAGGGAATATCGATATGCATGGCCGGCTTCTCGGAAGCTTACTACAGCCAAGGCAATCTGATAAGTTCGGTGTGGACGGGCGGGCAGTATTTGATAGATCCCGAACTCCGGGCCAGAAGGATTGTCAATATATCGCAGTCCGCCAGCGTGGAGTTCTGCAAGGCCTTCTGGTTCCTCACCGAGAGTG AAATAATGCGGCGAGTGCCGAGCCTGATGTCGACCACGGTGGCGGTGAACAAGTTGATAACGATAACGCCTCAGCCCCTCGTGGTGGCGACCGTGGACGGCGAAGAGAGGACGGTTCTTCCGCCCGACTCGCACATCGGCCTGCACGACCTCAACGTCAGGCTCATCAGCGTCAACAAGAGGAACGGGATG ACGAACGAAAGCTCCACTCTTCCGGCGGCGGACGGCGTGATATTCCACTGCCACGGAGGAGGATTCGTGGCGCAGAGTTCCAAATCGCACGAGAGCTACCTGAGGGACTGGGCGGCCAAGCTCAACGTGCCCATTGTGTCCGTGGACTACAGCCTCGCTCCGCAGGCGCCCTTTCCCAGGGCCTCGGAGGAGGTCTTCTACGCCTACTGCTGGCTCTTGAACCACCTCGGAGAGGTCGGCACCACGG GCAAACGAATAGTTTTCGCGGGCGACTCGGCCGGGGCCAATCTCCTCGCGGGCTGCATTCTTCGAATACTGGAAAGCGAGATTCGGGTCCCGGAAGGCCTGTTCATGGCCTACGCCCCTCTGCTCGTCAGCTTCATCCCGAGCCCCTCGAGGCTCCTCTGCCTCATGGACCCTCTGCTGCCTTTCGGCTTCATGATGCGGTGTCTCAAAG CATACGCGAGTCCCAATTCGAAGAGCAAAGAAGAGAAACGCCCAAAGGAAGCGACTTCATCGAGCGCGACCACGCCCATAGACGGAAACGGCTTCCTCCGAGTGAGCCCGTCGCAGG AAGGCCTCAGCGAGTCCTCGTTCGAGGAGGTGTCTCCGTCGGACCTGCTGGAGCTGCAAGCGCATAAGTCCCAAGGCAGCCAGAGGAGGCACTCCGGGGACACCACGGCCAGCGCCGCTTCTCTGCAGAGCGAGCACACAGCCACTG GTGTCAGTCCGTCGGAGGAGAGGTCCCAAAAGTGCGTGTCGGAGCTGCTGGACAGATACGTGTTCGACAGCGACACTGACAGCGAAGGACGAAGGGGCAAATGCACCAG TCGCGGAGGTGAATCCGAAACTTCCAGCACTCTGGTGGGAGAGCCTCCTCTGGTGGTCGACGGTGAGGGAGAGCAGAAGAAAAGCGGCAGATCACG CATCGGAGAGGCGGCGTCGGGCATAATGGGGGCCATGTCGTCCCGTTTCGCCGCCATGAAGGACTCCAACGCCATCTCGGGGCCCACGCAGGAAGA AATGGCAGTGCGGTCGAACCTAGACTCCCTGATAGCCAGGAGTCCCTCGGACGAGTTCATGTTCTCGGTGCCCCGAGACCCCGTCCTGTCCCCTTACTGGGCCGAGGACCGGTTGCTGAAGAGGTTCCCGCCCCTGAGGATTCTG TCGGTGCACATGGACCCGTGTCTGGACGACTGCGTGATGTTCGCGAAGAAACTGAAACGTCTGGGCAACGAGGTGGAGATCGACGTCGTCGAAGGATTGCCTCACGGCTTCTTGAACCTGTCTCTG ATGGCGAAAGAGGCCAACGACGCATCCCTCCAGTGCATAGAgagaataaaacaattactgGACGCGGAAGCGCCATCCGATAAGTTATGA
- the LOC110998311 gene encoding probable N-acetyltransferase san encodes MTRAKIELGDVTPHNIKQLKKLNTVVFPVSYNDKFYKDVLEAGELAKLAYYNDIVVGAVCCRIDTSENSRRLYIMTLGCLYPYRRLGIGTLMVEHVLKFVEHDGNFDSIFLHVQVNNESAIDFYKKFGFEIVETKEHYYKRIEPADAHVLQKTIRQANSTPLVNGNVPHAKTNGHD; translated from the exons ATGACTAG AGCTAAAATAGAACTCGGCGATGTGACTCCGCACAATATTAAGCAATTGAAGAAGTTGAACACGGTTGTATTTCCTGTTTCTTATAATGACAAATTCTACAAGGATGTATTGGAGGCTGGGGAACTAGCGAAACTTGCATATTACAACGATATTGTGGTTGGAGCCGTGTGCTGCAGGATAGACACATCGGAAAATTCAAGGCGATTGTATATTATGACTCTTGGTTGTTTATATCCATACAGAAGATTAGGGATTGGCACTCTTATGGTGGAGCATGTGCTTAAATTCGTGGAACACGATGGAAATTTTGATAGTATTTTTCT TCATGTCCAGGTGAATAATGAGAGTGCAATAGACTTTTACAAAAAGTTTGGCTTTGAGATTGTTGAAACAAAGGAACactattataaaagaataGAGCCGGCCGACGCTCACGTCTTGCAGAAGACCATCAGACAAGCAAACTCAACTCCGTTAGTTAACGGTAATGTGCCCCATGCAAAGACAAATGGACACGATTGA
- the LOC110998319 gene encoding telomerase Cajal body protein 1 homolog isoform X2, with protein MWDAFDGSLRCSYRGFNAVDEMEPAVSCIFSADGSRIIAGYKKFLRTFDVDRPGREFSEHKIYSPASCFATNSNLLAVGSWNTSISLYNVNEMGTYKSIGKMHGHSGGITHMKFTSDGLKLISGARKDHRLLVWDIRYYRRPLNILSRIVETNQRIYFDVSPCGNYLVTGGTNGVIKVWDVNKINWKEELDAMDEKDNVTFQFPLHKDCCNSISIHPCRPILATGSGQYHFVDPTTMDEESNDDEISYQKNEHIKYSKESENSLVFWWLGDVPDLA; from the exons ATGTGGGATGCCTTTGATGGTTCCTTAAGATGCTCTTATAGAGGTTTCAATGCAGTAGATGAAATGGAGCCTGCTGTGTCATGCATTTTCTCTGCTGATGGCTCCAGGATAATTGCtggttataaaaagtttttgagGACTTTTGATGTTGACAg gCCTGGCAGAGAATTCAGTGAACACAAGATATATTCTCCAGCTTCCTGTTTCGCTACCAACAGTAACTTGCTTGCAGTAGGGTCATGGAACACAAGTATTTCACTTTACAATGTGAATGAAATGGGCACATACAAAAGTATAGGGAAAATGCatggtcactcag gTGGAATAACTCACATGAAATTTACATCTGATGgtcttaaattaatatcaggGGCCCGTAAGGACCACAGATTGCTAGTGTGGGATATAAGATATTATCGAAGACCTCTTAACATTCTCAGCCGAATTGTTGAGACAAACCAAAGGATATACTTTGATGTATCACCATGTGGTAACTACTTGGTCACTGGTGGCACTAATGGAGTAATAAAAGTATGGgatgtgaataaaattaattggaaaGAAGAATTAGACGCTATGGATGAGAAGGATAATGTTACTTTTCAA TTTCCACTACACAAAGACTGCTGTAATAGTATTTCTATACACCCGTGTAGACCCATATTGGCAACTGGTTCTGGACAGTATCACTTTGTAGACCCAACTACTATGGATGAAGAAAGTAATGATGATGAAATAAGTTACCAAAAAAatgaacatattaaatattcaaaagaatCCGAAAACAGTTTAGTGTTCTGGTGGCTTGGTGATGTCCCTGATTTAGCGTAA
- the LOC110998319 gene encoding telomerase Cajal body protein 1 homolog isoform X1 translates to MEVVDICSKDENEYDIQISKPYSEDTVSYPALFTNRTLVELCSTSWCRTKKVTAESTQPYVRGCKWSPDGTCCLCVVNNDGVQVMELPRDLYQGDVSSNRTIDILEPVIHVKEAGLMYDFCWYPGMNSAVPESCCWITTKQNAPIQMWDAFDGSLRCSYRGFNAVDEMEPAVSCIFSADGSRIIAGYKKFLRTFDVDRPGREFSEHKIYSPASCFATNSNLLAVGSWNTSISLYNVNEMGTYKSIGKMHGHSGGITHMKFTSDGLKLISGARKDHRLLVWDIRYYRRPLNILSRIVETNQRIYFDVSPCGNYLVTGGTNGVIKVWDVNKINWKEELDAMDEKDNVTFQFPLHKDCCNSISIHPCRPILATGSGQYHFVDPTTMDEESNDDEISYQKNEHIKYSKESENSLVFWWLGDVPDLA, encoded by the exons ATGGAAGTGGTTGATATTTGTTCTAAAGACGAAAATGAATATGACATACAAATCAGTAAGCCATATTCCGAAGATACTGTATCCTACCCGGCATTGTTTACAAATAGAACATTAGTTGAACTATGCAGCACATCATGGTGCCGTACCAAAAAAGTGACTGCAGAAAGTACACAGCCATATGTAAGGGGATGTAAGTGGTCTCCAGATGGAACATGCTGTCTGTGTGTGGTTAACAATGATGGAGTACAGGTTATGGAATTGCCCCGAGATCTTTACCAGGGCGACGTTAGTTCAAATAGAACTATTGATATTTTAGAACCAGTTATCCATGTTAAGGAAGCGGGCTTGATGTATGATTTTTGTTGGTATCCTGGTATGAATAGTGCAGTCCCTGAAAGTTGTTG TTGGATAACAACAAAACAGAATGCACCAATACAAATGTGGGATGCCTTTGATGGTTCCTTAAGATGCTCTTATAGAGGTTTCAATGCAGTAGATGAAATGGAGCCTGCTGTGTCATGCATTTTCTCTGCTGATGGCTCCAGGATAATTGCtggttataaaaagtttttgagGACTTTTGATGTTGACAg gCCTGGCAGAGAATTCAGTGAACACAAGATATATTCTCCAGCTTCCTGTTTCGCTACCAACAGTAACTTGCTTGCAGTAGGGTCATGGAACACAAGTATTTCACTTTACAATGTGAATGAAATGGGCACATACAAAAGTATAGGGAAAATGCatggtcactcag gTGGAATAACTCACATGAAATTTACATCTGATGgtcttaaattaatatcaggGGCCCGTAAGGACCACAGATTGCTAGTGTGGGATATAAGATATTATCGAAGACCTCTTAACATTCTCAGCCGAATTGTTGAGACAAACCAAAGGATATACTTTGATGTATCACCATGTGGTAACTACTTGGTCACTGGTGGCACTAATGGAGTAATAAAAGTATGGgatgtgaataaaattaattggaaaGAAGAATTAGACGCTATGGATGAGAAGGATAATGTTACTTTTCAA TTTCCACTACACAAAGACTGCTGTAATAGTATTTCTATACACCCGTGTAGACCCATATTGGCAACTGGTTCTGGACAGTATCACTTTGTAGACCCAACTACTATGGATGAAGAAAGTAATGATGATGAAATAAGTTACCAAAAAAatgaacatattaaatattcaaaagaatCCGAAAACAGTTTAGTGTTCTGGTGGCTTGGTGATGTCCCTGATTTAGCGTAA
- the LOC110998313 gene encoding hormone-sensitive lipase isoform X2, translated as MSLRLINRGLRFVTRTFSNMSFPDSPAKASICCEVLEGAPPTYAMYEALKDSCQNNATYFQPDESENGQRLYQGFITLIDHIDNVWPLVDHVRKVAPSYDFDEKSPGNGYRSFVSVVDSCILHGLKLSRQVCSGRDALLFRKGYFVKEVESCGQLLASLGTCLHHLHTLISWAPPGDLFPVESHSPEELFSKADTINQYCFYGRCLGFQFAPSIRGILKGISICMAGFSEAYYSQGNLISSVWTGGQYLIDPELRARRIVNISQSASVEFCKAFWFLTESEIMRRVPSLMSTTVAVNKLITITPQPLVVATVDGEERTVLPPDSHIGLHDLNVRLISVNKRNGMTNESSTLPAADGVIFHCHGGGFVAQSSKSHESYLRDWAAKLNVPIVSVDYSLAPQAPFPRASEEVFYAYCWLLNHLGEVGTTGKRIVFAGDSAGANLLAGCILRILESEIRVPEGLFMAYAPLLVSFIPSPSRLLCLMDPLLPFGFMMRCLKAYASPNSKSKEEKRPKEATSSSATTPIDGNGFLRVSPSQGLSESSFEEVSPSDLLELQAHKSQGSQRRHSGDTTASAASLQSEHTATGVSPSEERSQKCVSELLDRYVFDSDTDSEGRRGKCTSRGGESETSSTLVGEPPLVVDGEGEQKKSGRSRIGEAASGIMGAMSSRFAAMKDSNAISGPTQEEMAVRSNLDSLIARSPSDEFMFSVPRDPVLSPYWAEDRLLKRFPPLRILSVHMDPCLDDCVMFAKKLKRLGNEVEIDVVEGLPHGFLNLSLMAKEANDASLQCIERIKQLLDAEAPSDKL; from the exons ATGAGTCTAAGACTAATCAATCGTGGGCTTCGATTCGTGACGAGAACTTTCAGTAATATGTCGTTCCCTGATTCACCTGCGAAAGCCTCAATATGTTGCGAAGTGCTGGAAGGTGCGCCACCAACGTATGCTATGTACGAAGCCCTAAAGGATTCCTGTCAGAATAACGCTACATATTTTCAACCTGATGAAAGTGAGAATGGTCAACGGCTGTACCAAGGATTTATAACTCTGATAGATCACATTGATAATGTTTGGCCTCTTGTTGACCATGTTAGAAAG GTGGCACCATCATATGACTTTGATGAAAAATCTCCAGGCAATGGATATAGAAGTTTCGTATCAGTTGTGGATTCTTGCATCCTACATGGCCTTAAACTTAGCAGACAAGTTTGCTCCGGACGGGATGCATTGTTATTTAGAAAAGGATAttttgttaa AGAAGTGGAATCATGTGGACAACTCTTGGCATCGCTGGGCACGTGTCTTCATCATCTCCACACCTTAATTTCATGGGCACCTCCTGGAGACCTGTTTCCTGTTGAGTCACACTCGCCGGAAGAACTTTTCTCTAAGGCAGACACAATAAATCAGTATTGTTTTTATGGGAGATGTCTAGGTTTTCAG TTCGCCCCATCCATACGCGGGATTCTCAAGGGAATATCGATATGCATGGCCGGCTTCTCGGAAGCTTACTACAGCCAAGGCAATCTGATAAGTTCGGTGTGGACGGGCGGGCAGTATTTGATAGATCCCGAACTCCGGGCCAGAAGGATTGTCAATATATCGCAGTCCGCCAGCGTGGAGTTCTGCAAGGCCTTCTGGTTCCTCACCGAGAGTG AAATAATGCGGCGAGTGCCGAGCCTGATGTCGACCACGGTGGCGGTGAACAAGTTGATAACGATAACGCCTCAGCCCCTCGTGGTGGCGACCGTGGACGGCGAAGAGAGGACGGTTCTTCCGCCCGACTCGCACATCGGCCTGCACGACCTCAACGTCAGGCTCATCAGCGTCAACAAGAGGAACGGGATG ACGAACGAAAGCTCCACTCTTCCGGCGGCGGACGGCGTGATATTCCACTGCCACGGAGGAGGATTCGTGGCGCAGAGTTCCAAATCGCACGAGAGCTACCTGAGGGACTGGGCGGCCAAGCTCAACGTGCCCATTGTGTCCGTGGACTACAGCCTCGCTCCGCAGGCGCCCTTTCCCAGGGCCTCGGAGGAGGTCTTCTACGCCTACTGCTGGCTCTTGAACCACCTCGGAGAGGTCGGCACCACGG GCAAACGAATAGTTTTCGCGGGCGACTCGGCCGGGGCCAATCTCCTCGCGGGCTGCATTCTTCGAATACTGGAAAGCGAGATTCGGGTCCCGGAAGGCCTGTTCATGGCCTACGCCCCTCTGCTCGTCAGCTTCATCCCGAGCCCCTCGAGGCTCCTCTGCCTCATGGACCCTCTGCTGCCTTTCGGCTTCATGATGCGGTGTCTCAAAG CATACGCGAGTCCCAATTCGAAGAGCAAAGAAGAGAAACGCCCAAAGGAAGCGACTTCATCGAGCGCGACCACGCCCATAGACGGAAACGGCTTCCTCCGAGTGAGCCCGTCGCAGG GCCTCAGCGAGTCCTCGTTCGAGGAGGTGTCTCCGTCGGACCTGCTGGAGCTGCAAGCGCATAAGTCCCAAGGCAGCCAGAGGAGGCACTCCGGGGACACCACGGCCAGCGCCGCTTCTCTGCAGAGCGAGCACACAGCCACTG GTGTCAGTCCGTCGGAGGAGAGGTCCCAAAAGTGCGTGTCGGAGCTGCTGGACAGATACGTGTTCGACAGCGACACTGACAGCGAAGGACGAAGGGGCAAATGCACCAG TCGCGGAGGTGAATCCGAAACTTCCAGCACTCTGGTGGGAGAGCCTCCTCTGGTGGTCGACGGTGAGGGAGAGCAGAAGAAAAGCGGCAGATCACG CATCGGAGAGGCGGCGTCGGGCATAATGGGGGCCATGTCGTCCCGTTTCGCCGCCATGAAGGACTCCAACGCCATCTCGGGGCCCACGCAGGAAGA AATGGCAGTGCGGTCGAACCTAGACTCCCTGATAGCCAGGAGTCCCTCGGACGAGTTCATGTTCTCGGTGCCCCGAGACCCCGTCCTGTCCCCTTACTGGGCCGAGGACCGGTTGCTGAAGAGGTTCCCGCCCCTGAGGATTCTG TCGGTGCACATGGACCCGTGTCTGGACGACTGCGTGATGTTCGCGAAGAAACTGAAACGTCTGGGCAACGAGGTGGAGATCGACGTCGTCGAAGGATTGCCTCACGGCTTCTTGAACCTGTCTCTG ATGGCGAAAGAGGCCAACGACGCATCCCTCCAGTGCATAGAgagaataaaacaattactgGACGCGGAAGCGCCATCCGATAAGTTATGA